In Proteus vulgaris, one DNA window encodes the following:
- the rplV gene encoding 50S ribosomal protein L22, with product METIAMHRHARSSAQKVRLVADLIRGKKVSQALEILTFTNKKAAGLVKKVLESAIANAEHNDGADIDDLKVAKIFVDEGPSMKRIMPRAKGRADRILKRTSHITVVVSDR from the coding sequence ATGGAAACTATCGCTATGCATCGCCACGCTCGTTCTTCTGCTCAGAAGGTTCGCTTGGTAGCTGACCTGATTCGCGGTAAGAAAGTGTCGCAAGCTCTGGAAATTTTAACCTTTACCAACAAGAAAGCTGCTGGTTTAGTGAAGAAAGTACTGGAGTCTGCTATTGCTAATGCAGAACACAACGATGGCGCTGACATTGATGATCTGAAAGTAGCTAAGATCTTTGTTGACGAAGGTCCTTCTATGAAGCGCATTATGCCTCGTGCAAAAGGCCGTGCAGATCGTATTCTGAAGCGCACCAGCCACATCACTGTGGTTGTGTCTGATCGCTGA
- the rplP gene encoding 50S ribosomal protein L16, with translation MLQPKRTKFRKVHKGRNRGLAAGADVSFGTYGLKAVGRGRLTARQIEAARRAMTRAVKRQGKIWIRVFPDKPITEKPLEVRMGKGKGNVEYWVALIQPGKVLYEMDGVPEELAREAFKLAAAKLPIKTTFVTKTVM, from the coding sequence ATGTTACAACCAAAGCGTACAAAATTCCGTAAAGTGCACAAAGGCCGCAACCGTGGCTTAGCTGCTGGTGCGGATGTAAGCTTCGGGACTTACGGTCTTAAAGCTGTGGGCCGTGGTCGTCTGACTGCACGTCAGATCGAAGCGGCACGTCGTGCAATGACCCGTGCAGTTAAGCGTCAGGGTAAAATCTGGATCCGTGTGTTCCCAGACAAACCAATCACTGAAAAGCCGCTCGAAGTCCGTATGGGTAAAGGTAAAGGTAACGTTGAGTATTGGGTTGCCTTAATCCAGCCAGGTAAAGTCCTGTATGAAATGGATGGTGTGCCTGAAGAACTGGCCCGTGAAGCATTCAAGCTGGCGGCAGCAAAACTGCCTATCAAAACCACCTTTGTAACTAAGACGGTGATGTAA
- the rpsQ gene encoding 30S ribosomal protein S17 — protein MTDKIRTLQGRVVSDKMEKSIVVAIDRMVKHPLYGKFIRRTTKLHVHDENNECGIGDVVEIRQTRPLSKTKSWALVRVVEKAVL, from the coding sequence ATGACCGATAAAATCCGTACTCTGCAAGGTCGTGTAGTTAGTGACAAAATGGAGAAATCTATTGTCGTTGCTATCGATCGTATGGTTAAACACCCATTATATGGTAAGTTTATCCGTCGTACGACCAAACTGCATGTACATGACGAGAACAACGAATGTGGAATTGGTGACGTAGTAGAAATTCGTCAAACACGTCCACTGTCTAAGACTAAGTCTTGGGCGTTAGTTCGCGTTGTAGAAAAAGCTGTTCTGTAA
- the rpsC gene encoding 30S ribosomal protein S3 has product MGQKVHPNGIRLGIVKPWNSTWYAGTNEFADNLDSDFKVRQYLTKELAKASVSRIVIERPAKSIRVTIHTARPGIVIGKKGEDVEKLRKNVADIAGVPAQINIAEVRKPELDAKLVADSITSQLERRVMFRRAMKRAVQNAMRLGAKGIKVEVSGRLGGAEIARTEWYREGRVPLHTLRADIDYNTSEAQTTYGVLGVKVWIFKGEILGGMAAVEQAEKPAAQPKKQQRKGRK; this is encoded by the coding sequence ATGGGTCAAAAAGTACATCCTAATGGTATCCGCCTTGGCATTGTCAAGCCTTGGAATTCCACATGGTATGCGGGTACCAATGAATTCGCTGACAACCTAGACAGCGACTTTAAAGTACGTCAGTACTTAACTAAAGAACTGGCTAAAGCATCTGTATCTCGTATCGTTATCGAACGTCCTGCGAAAAGCATCCGTGTGACTATTCACACTGCTCGCCCAGGCATCGTTATCGGTAAAAAAGGTGAAGATGTTGAAAAACTGCGCAAAAACGTAGCGGATATCGCTGGCGTTCCTGCGCAAATTAATATCGCCGAAGTACGTAAACCTGAACTGGACGCAAAATTAGTTGCTGACAGCATCACTTCACAGCTGGAACGTCGTGTTATGTTCCGTCGTGCTATGAAGCGTGCGGTACAGAACGCTATGCGTTTAGGCGCTAAAGGTATTAAAGTGGAAGTAAGTGGTCGCTTAGGTGGCGCTGAAATCGCTCGTACTGAATGGTATCGTGAAGGTCGTGTACCTCTGCACACTCTGCGTGCAGATATCGACTACAATACCTCAGAAGCACAAACCACTTATGGTGTGCTCGGCGTTAAGGTATGGATCTTCAAAGGTGAGATCCTGGGTGGTATGGCTGCAGTTGAACAGGCGGAAAAACCGGCTGCTCAACCTAAAAAGCAGCAGCGTAAAGGCCGCAAGTAA
- the rplN gene encoding 50S ribosomal protein L14, with translation MIQEQTMLNVADNSGARRVMCIKVLGGSHRRYADVGDIIKITIKEAIPRGKVKKGDVLKAVVVRTKKGVRRPDGSVIRFDSNACVLLNNNSEQVIGTRIFGPVTRELRNEKFMKIISLAPEVL, from the coding sequence ATGATCCAAGAACAGACTATGCTGAACGTGGCCGACAACTCCGGTGCACGTCGCGTAATGTGTATCAAGGTTCTAGGTGGCTCGCACCGTCGCTACGCAGATGTAGGTGACATCATCAAAATTACCATCAAGGAAGCAATTCCACGTGGTAAAGTTAAGAAAGGTGATGTACTGAAAGCGGTAGTGGTGCGCACCAAGAAGGGTGTTCGTCGCCCTGACGGTTCTGTCATTCGCTTCGATAGCAACGCTTGTGTATTGTTAAACAACAACAGCGAGCAAGTTATTGGTACGCGTATTTTTGGGCCGGTTACTCGTGAACTTCGTAACGAGAAGTTTATGAAAATAATCTCTCTGGCACCTGAAGTACTCTAA
- the rplX gene encoding 50S ribosomal protein L24, whose translation MAAKIRREDEVIVLTGKDKGKRGKVKQVLSSGKVIVEGINLVKKHQKPVPALNQPGGIVEKEASIQVSNVAIFNAATGKADRVGFRFEDGKKVRFFKSNKETIK comes from the coding sequence ATGGCAGCGAAAATCCGTCGTGAAGACGAAGTTATCGTGCTAACTGGTAAAGATAAAGGTAAGCGCGGTAAAGTAAAACAGGTTCTTTCTTCTGGTAAAGTTATCGTTGAAGGTATCAATCTGGTTAAAAAACATCAGAAGCCAGTTCCGGCTCTGAACCAACCAGGTGGCATCGTTGAAAAAGAAGCTTCTATTCAAGTTTCTAACGTTGCAATCTTCAATGCGGCAACCGGCAAGGCTGACCGTGTAGGTTTTAGATTCGAAGACGGCAAAAAAGTTCGTTTCTTCAAGTCTAATAAAGAAACTATCAAGTAA
- the rpmC gene encoding 50S ribosomal protein L29 codes for MKAKELREKSVEELNTELLNLLREQFNLRMQAASGQLQQSHLLKQVRRNIARVKTLLTEKAGA; via the coding sequence ATGAAAGCAAAAGAGCTGCGCGAAAAGAGCGTTGAAGAGCTGAACACAGAACTGCTGAACTTACTGCGTGAGCAGTTTAACCTGCGTATGCAGGCAGCAAGTGGTCAGTTACAACAGTCTCATCTGTTGAAACAAGTGCGTCGTAATATCGCACGCGTTAAGACTTTACTGACTGAGAAGGCGGGTGCGTAA
- the rplB gene encoding 50S ribosomal protein L2, with amino-acid sequence MAIVKCKPTSPGRRHVVKVVNPELHKGKPYAPLLEKNSKSGGRNNNGRITTRHIGGGHKQAYRIVDFKRNKDGIPATVERLEYDPNRSANIALVLYADGERRYILAPKGLKAGDKVQSGVDAAIKAGNTLPMRNIPVGSTVHNVEMKPGKGGQLARSAGTYVQIVARDGAYVTIRLRSGEMRKVPSDCRATIGEVGNSEHMLRVLGKAGASRWRGIRPTVRGTAMNPVDHPHGGGEGRNFGKHPVTPWGVQTKGKKTRKNKRTEHFIVHRRTKK; translated from the coding sequence AAGGGAAACCTTATGCGCCATTGCTGGAAAAAAACAGCAAGTCCGGTGGTCGTAACAACAATGGTCGTATCACTACCCGTCATATCGGTGGTGGTCACAAACAGGCTTACCGTATTGTTGACTTCAAACGCAACAAAGATGGTATCCCTGCAACAGTAGAACGTCTGGAATATGATCCAAACCGTTCAGCTAACATCGCTTTAGTGCTGTATGCTGATGGTGAACGTCGCTACATTCTGGCTCCAAAAGGCCTGAAAGCGGGTGATAAAGTTCAGTCTGGCGTTGATGCTGCTATCAAAGCGGGTAACACCTTACCAATGCGTAATATCCCGGTTGGTTCTACAGTTCATAACGTAGAAATGAAACCAGGTAAAGGTGGTCAGTTAGCTCGTTCAGCTGGTACTTACGTTCAGATCGTTGCTCGTGATGGTGCTTATGTCACTATTCGTCTGCGCTCTGGTGAAATGCGTAAAGTTCCTTCTGATTGCCGTGCAACTATCGGTGAAGTTGGCAACTCTGAGCACATGTTACGCGTTCTGGGTAAAGCTGGTGCAAGTCGCTGGCGTGGTATTCGTCCTACCGTTCGCGGTACTGCGATGAACCCAGTCGATCACCCACATGGTGGTGGTGAAGGTCGTAACTTTGGTAAACACCCAGTAACACCTTGGGGCGTTCAAACCAAAGGTAAGAAGACTCGTAAAAACAAACGCACTGAACATTTCATCGTTCATCGTCGTACTAAGAAATAA
- the rpsS gene encoding 30S ribosomal protein S19, with amino-acid sequence MPRSLKKGPFIDLHLLKKVEKAVESGDKKPVKTWSRRSTIFPNMIGLTIAVHNGRQHVPVYVSDEMVGHKLGEFAPTRTYRGHAADKKAKKK; translated from the coding sequence ATGCCACGTTCTCTCAAGAAAGGTCCTTTCATTGACCTGCACTTGCTGAAGAAGGTAGAGAAAGCGGTGGAAAGCGGTGACAAAAAGCCTGTTAAGACTTGGTCCCGTCGTTCAACGATCTTTCCTAACATGATCGGTTTGACCATCGCTGTCCATAATGGTCGTCAGCATGTTCCAGTTTACGTTTCCGACGAAATGGTTGGTCACAAACTGGGTGAATTCGCGCCGACCCGTACTTATCGCGGTCATGCAGCCGATAAAAAGGCTAAGAAAAAATAA